In Flavobacterium piscisymbiosum, the sequence ATGTATAGTGCAATTGGAGTTGCAGCGGCAGCAGATTTAACTGTAGAATTTAAAACACCATCAGTTGTAACTGATACTTTAAGAATTGTAATCTCAAAACCAGGAGCACTTTTAGATGTCAATTTATTAACTGGATTTACTATTCAGCGTTATTTAGGAAGTGTAGCGGTTGGAGTTCCGATTCAAAGTAATAATACATTGCTGAGCTTGAGATTATTGCCAGGAAATTCTATGGCAATGGTTTTGGTTTCTTCACCAACAGAATCATACGATAGAGTAAGAATTCGTTTTGGAGGAGTTGCAGGAGTATTAGACTTCTTAAGAGTTCACACAGTAGAAAGAGTTGCAAATACGAGCGTGGTAGGAGCTGACCCTCAAAATAAAGTTACGGTCTGCCCGGGAACAGCTGTTACATTGCAAGTTCCTGAACAAGCTTGTTCTACCTATATTTGGTATGATTCGCCAACAGGCGGAACCTCGGTTGCCACAGGACTTACTTATACTATCCCGGCTAATTTGCCAGCAGGAATTTATAAATACTATATACAACCGGTACGTTATGGTTGTGAGTCTTTCACAAGAGGAGAAGTAACAGTTGAGGTAAGAGCTTCGGCTCCTGTAAATGCTTTAACAGATATTACTTTAAACGGAGGAACAACTACATCGATTTGTTCTCCTTCAGGAACTGTAACTTTAGCAACAAGTTTAAGCGGAACGCCAGTTGTAACTACCCCTGTTTATTATTGGTATAATAGTAGTGGAGCAACAAGCCAGTTAATTCTGGGAGAAACAACTTCTCAATTAATCGTAAACGGATTAGCTCCAGGAACTTATACTTATTCTGTAGGAGTAAGTTCAGATCAATTTTGTGAAACTTCTGAAGCAGATAGAAAACAAATTACGTTTACAATCCTGCCTCCTTCAACTGTAAATGATATTTTAGTTGATGACGTAACAGTTTGTCATGATGTACCTGCGTCGTTGACTCCAACAGCACCAACATTAACAAGCCCGGTATTTACCTGGTATTTAGATGCTGCTAGAACACAGCCAATAACAAATGGCGCAGTTATAGCCGGAGTTACTTATGCAATTGACGCAGCTGGTGTTTTAACCGCGACAGGTTTAACAAAAGCAATGAGTCCGATAACTTATTATGTTGCTGTTGCAAGTACAAATACCTGTGAAAATCTTGCAGGAACTTTACAAGATGCAGTAATCATGGTTAGTGATCCAAATACACCAACGACTACAGATGATACTCAGGATTTCTGTTTAGTTACACAGCCAACGGTTGCTAATATTCAAGTAAACGAATCTAATGTAGTTTGGTATAGTACTGATACAGGAGTTACGGCTTTATTGCCAACTGCAGCTTTAGCAAATGGCATTTATTATGGTGCAGTTACAGATGCGGTGACAGGATGTGAAAGCAGTGTTAGATTAGCTGTGACTGTTACGGTTACAGACCCTGGTACACCAACAACAACAGATACTACACAAGATTTCTGTTTGGTAAATACTCCAACAATTGCCAGTATTCAGGTTGATACGCCAACAGTTGGAACAATAGTTTGGTACAGCGCTTCATCAGGCGGAACACCACTTGCGAGTACTACACCGTTAACTAATACTTCATACTTTGCTGCTATTTTAAATGCTACAACTACTTGTGAAAGTGCTGTAAGATTAGAAGTTGCCGTAACAGTAAGCGATCCAGGAACACCAACTACAACAGATACTACACAAGACTTCTGTTTAGTAAATACTCCAACAATTGCCAATATTCAGGTTGATACGCCAACAGTTGGAACAATAGTTTGGTACAGTGCTTCATCAGGCGGAACACCACTTGCGAGTACTACACCATTAACTAATTCTTCCTACTTTGCTGCTATTTTAAATGCTACAACTACTTGTGAAAGTGCTGTAAGATTAGAAGTTGCCGTAACAGTAAGCGATCCGGGAACACCAACTACAACAGATACTACACAAGACTTCTGTTTGGTAAATGCTCCAACAATTGCTAGTATTCAAGTTGATACGCCAACAGTTGGAACAATAGTTTGGTATAGTGCTTCATCAGGCGGAACACCACTTGCGAGTACTACACCGTTAACCAATACTTCATACTTTGCTGCTATTTTAAATGCTACAACAACTTGCGAAAGTGCTGTAAGATTAGAAGTTGCCGTAACAGTAAGCGATCCTGGAACACCAACTACAACAGATACTACACAAGATTTCTGTTTGGTAAATGCTCCAACAATTGCTAGTATTCAGGTTGATACGCCAACAGTTGGAACAATAGTTTGGTACAGTGCTTCATCAGGCGGAACACCACTTGCGAGTACTACACCGTTAACCAATACTTCATACTTTGCTGCTATTTTAAATGCTACAACTACTTGCGAAAGTGCTGTAAGATTAGAAGTTGCCGTAACAGTAAGCGATCCAGGAACACCAACTACAACAGATACTACACAAGACTTTTGTTTAGTAAATACTCCAACAATTGCCAATATTCAGGTTGATACGCCAACAGTTGGAACAATAGTTTGGTACAGTGCTTCATCAGGCGGAACACCACTTGCGAGTACTACACCATTAACTAATTCTTCCTACTTTGCTGCTATTTTAAATGCTACAACTACTTGTGAAAGTGCTGTAAGATTAGAAGTTGCCGTAACAGTAAGCGATCCAGGAACACCAACTACAACAGATACTACACAAGACTTTTGTTTGGTAAATACTCCAACAATTGCCAATATTCAGGTTGATACGCCAACAGTTGGAACAATAGTTTGGTACAGTGCTTCATCAGGTGGAACACCGCTTGCGAGTACTACACCATTAACTAATACTTCCTACTTTGCTGCTATTTTAAATGCTACAACAACTTGCGAAAGCAATGTAAGATTAGAAGTTGCCGTAACAGTAAGCGATCCAGGAACACCATCGATAGCCAATACAGATCAAAACTTCTGTTTTGTTGATGCTCCAACAGTAGCAAGCATCAATGTTAGTCCTGCTGTTGCTGCCAATATAGTTTGGTACGATGCATTAAGCGGAGGTAATTCAGTTGCATCAGCTACAGCATTGGCTACAGGAATTTACTATGCAGCGATAAAAGATCCAACAACAGGTTGCGAAAGCAATATAAGATTAGCGGTAAACGTTACCGTTTCAGATCCTGGAACACCATCAATAGCCAATACAGATCAAAAATTCTGTTTAATTGATGCTCCAACAGTAGCAAGTATCAATGTTAGTCCTGCTATTGCTGCTAATATAGTTTGGTACGACGCTTTAAGCGGAGGAAATTCAGTTGCATCAGCTACAGCATTAGCAACAGGAGTTTACTATGCAGCGATAAAAGATCCAACAACAGGTTGCGAAAGCAATATAAGATTAGCTATTAATATTACAGTTTCAGATCCTGGAACACCATCAATAGCCAATACAGATCAAAAATTCTGTTTAGTTGATGCTCCAACAGTAGCGACTATCAATGTTAGCCCTGCTGTTGCTGCAAACATAGTTTGGTACGATGCATTAAGCGGAGGAAATTTAGTTGCATCAGCTACAGCATTAGCAACTGGAATTTACTATGCAGCAATAAAAGATCCAGTATCAGGTTGTGAAAGCAATGTTAGATTAGCAGTAAATGTTACTGTATCAGATCCTGGAACACCAACTTTAATAACAGCTGGAACTCAAAATTTCTGTTTGGTAAATGCTCCAACTTTTGCAAGCATTCAGTTTAATCAACCAAACATTGTTTGGTACACAGCCTTAACAGGAGGAACAGCGATTGCATCGACTACAGCGTTGACAAGCGGTACATATTATGCAGCTATAAAAGATGCATCTGGATGTGAAAGTAAAACAAGATTAGCCGTAGCAGTTAACGTAACAGATCCTGCTACACCAACAACTACTGCTGTTGCACAAACTTTCTGTTCTGGAAATAATCCAACTGTTGCCAGTATTCAGGTAAACGAAACAAATGTAGTTTGGTATAACGCAGTGAATGGAGGAGCACCAATTGCTTCGACAACAGCTTTAGTAAGCGGAGACTATTTCGCAGCGTTAAAAGATGCAACAACGGGTTGTGAAAGTAGTATCAGACTTAAAGTGACAGTTACTGTTGGAAACTCAAATAATCCAACAACAAATAATACTGCACAAAATTTCTGTTCTACAAGTAATCCAACATTTGCGAGTATTCAGGTAAACGAAAATAATGTGTCCTGGTTTACTGCTGATACCGGAGGAACAGCAATTCCTTTAGCTACAGCTTTAACTTCTGGTACTTATTATGGAGAAATTACAGAACCGGTTACAGGATGTAAAAGTGCAACTCGTTTAATGGTTACGATTACTATTGTTAATCCAATGGCAACACCAACAACGAATTCATTGACTCAAAACTTCTGTTCAGTAAATGCACCAAAAGTTTCGAATATTCAGGTAAATGAATCTAACGTAATTTGGTATAGCACTCCAACAGGAGGAACTGCGATTCCTGCAACAACAAATTTAGTAAGTGGTACTTATTATGGTGTTATTGCAAGTGGTTCAGGTTGCGAAAATCCGCAAAGATTAGCAGTTGTTGTAGTTATAAATACACCACTTCTGGTTACTACACCAAGAACAACTCAGACATTCTGTTTATCAGCAGCTCCAACAATAGAAAGCATTGTTGTAAATGAAACAAATATAGTATGGTATACTTCTGCAAATGGCGGAACACCACTGGCAGCAAATACACCACTTACAGCAACAACATATTATGCTGCAGCACTTAGCAATACAACTAATGGTTGTGAGGGAGTTTCAAGATTAGGAGTAGCAATTTCTTTTGAAAATGATGCACTGGTTCCAATCACTACTACAGATGATACGCCATGTGTCTTCCAGGGAATTACATATTCTATTGCCAACGGAAAATCAGATTATCTATGGACAGTTGAAAATGGTACTATTACTTCCGGAGGAGGAAATGCTGACGGAACTGTAACGATATCATGGTCTGACATCGGACCTGGAAAGGTGAGTGTTGCTTACATCAATACATGTAATGAAAGAACAATTAAATCATTAAATGTAAATGTAGCCACTTGTTCAGATCTTACGATCACCAATACGGTTAGTAATCCTACACCTAATTTTGGTGAGCAAATAACATTTACTGTAACAGTAAATAATGTTGGTGAAGGTAACTTTATAAATACCATAGTAAGCGAATTATTACCAAGCGGATTTGATCTGATAAGCGCTAGTACAACTGCAGGAACATACGATTTAGGTACACAGCTTTGGACAATTCCAGCTTTAAATGCCGGACAAAGCGTAGTACTTACAATTGTTGCAGAAGTATTACCAAGTGGTAATTATACAAACGTTGCAACTGTCGAAATTTCGACTCCTTTAGATGTTGATGCATCAAATAACTCGGCTTCAGTTACTGTTGTACCGGTTTGTTTGACAGTATACAATGAATTTACTCCAAATAATGACGGAGCGAATGATCTTTTCAAAATTGATTGTATCGAATCATATCCAAACAACGAGTTGAAAGTATATAACAGATACGGTTCATTAGTATATAGTAAACAACATTATGAAAATGATTGGGACGGAACGGCCAATGTGTCCGGAGTTATCAATAGAGGAGATATGCTGCCAACAGGTACTTATTTTTATGTGATAACCATTGGAGACGGAACGGTTAAAAAAGGATGGTTATCTATCATGAGATAATCACCGTATTAATCATCTAATTAATTAAACTTAATAAGTATCGTTATGAAACTATATATAAAATCATTAGAAACGTATTTTATTTTAATATGTTCTTTTATCACATTTTGTGCCAGTGCACAACAAGATCCGGAGTACACACAATATATGTACAACACAATGTCGGTAAATCCTGCTTATGCAGGATCTACCGGAACATTAGAAGCAACACTTTTGGGACGTTCTCAATGGGTAGGAATAGACGGAGCACCAGAAACACAATCATTTTCTATACACTCACCGCTTAGAAACGAGAATATTGGTTTAGGACTAAGTGTCGTAAATGACAAAATTGGTCCATCAAACGAATTGTATCTGGACGGAAACTTTGCGTATTCAATTCCTTTAGGATATGATAAAAGATTAGCGTTTGGTCTTAAAGCAGGTATGAGAATGTTAAATGTAGATTGGTCTAAGGGAAGATATTATAATAATAATGATGTTTTGTTAAATCAAAACATTGATAATCAAATGAAATTAGCTGTTGGAGCCGGAGTTTACTATTATACAGATAAATGGTATGTAGGTTTCTCAATTCCAAGCTTTATTCAAAATAATTATTACGACGATGTTCAGGAATCTATAGATTACGATCGTTTGCATTATTATTTAATGGGAGGTTATGTTTTTGATTTGAATCCGAATTTAAAGTTTAAACCGGCATTTTTAGTAAAAGCAGTAAGCGGAGCGCCACTTACAGCTGATATATCGGCAAACTTTATGATTGCAGAGAAATTTGTAATTGGAGGATCTTATCGAACAGATGATTCTGTGAGCATATTGGCGGGTTTTCAAATATCCAGAAGTTTTTATGTCGGATATGCTTTTGATTACACGGTTAGTGATTTGAACAAATACAATGACGGAACGCACGAAATCATCTTGCGTTATCAA encodes:
- a CDS encoding PorP/SprF family type IX secretion system membrane protein; amino-acid sequence: MKLYIKSLETYFILICSFITFCASAQQDPEYTQYMYNTMSVNPAYAGSTGTLEATLLGRSQWVGIDGAPETQSFSIHSPLRNENIGLGLSVVNDKIGPSNELYLDGNFAYSIPLGYDKRLAFGLKAGMRMLNVDWSKGRYYNNNDVLLNQNIDNQMKLAVGAGVYYYTDKWYVGFSIPSFIQNNYYDDVQESIDYDRLHYYLMGGYVFDLNPNLKFKPAFLVKAVSGAPLTADISANFMIAEKFVIGGSYRTDDSVSILAGFQISRSFYVGYAFDYTVSDLNKYNDGTHEIILRYQFTKNQSKIKSPRFF
- a CDS encoding gliding motility-associated C-terminal domain-containing protein, which produces MKKNSTFYDLNFQKRLFGLLFLFLLCTNASSQTICRPTSQTNSQGGLLCLGLNVDSPANAYDSAGLTTFATLTNAVGIGCFVEETLTLNQTAKAGDQIAIYFGTGNGLLDVGLLSNASLQTKLSGADVGTRVALNSPLLNLNLLNGNTVAVAKYTLTGDTNQVQIQVGGLLSLLVSLRIYDVRLEFAQPIVTGGLTQTVCAGSTTTLTATPAAGTTLAWYSSASSTTALATGDTYTTPALSTATTYYIGISRAAGCEGNVRVPVVLNVSNPVAPAVNNTGLSICATGPTQQTTLSLLNPVPGTVYSWYSASSGGAALATGTTYSPTVPLGTTPFYVGASVGSCVSPTRTPVNVISTAVPALPTVLTQSVTIQSGQNATLNASVSEPGVQVNWYEAATGGTAVATNTTSFTTPILTATKTYHVEAQSPNGICASASRVPVTVTVQPAALGGCLEASSQVTAQTGICLLCGSTNPNNSVDGNPATSARLTIPAGVLTGTMQQTLQFNNPGKAGDIVDVELELPGGLADVNLLGAVTLATYNGATYNNDRVAITNPLITLQLLTGNRFRASVVAGANFDRVEIRLGGLATLLTSLDIYQATYRYKAPVITGDTTICSGTSTTLTAALAVGETVNWYSTASGGASLASTAAYTTPAISVPTTYYVQVTRNGCINSERNPVQILIDNPIAPVVNAVPVNLCSGETTTLTVQSPVAGTIYNWYDAASGGNLLFTGTSFVTPALNASVTYHVEAAIGSCVNPTRTPVPVNVNPRPAVPTFAGSDVLIQSGQTITLSVLNPVAGVRYNWYDAAIAGASVALNATSYTTPVLNANKTYYVEAVNIATDCASPTRGVINVIVIANASTCLQAGTATTSTGGVCVLCSVAAANDAVDGNINTYSQLSVPLGVAGYIQQELIFANPGQTGDIIDVDLEVPVGLLDISLLSNISLATYNGGAYNNDRIAVNNNLLNIQLLSGNKFKASFTAAAPFDRIEVRLGGVATALSNLYIYQAAYRFPNASITGAVDPICAGQQATLAASSTGTETFTWYDAPTLGNIVNVSPTAPLTTSTTYYLQSTRDDNNNNDCFNSLRQAVTVTVLPIPTDADVLITTPVQGTCAGAAVIAPASTIPGAQFRYYTDQNKTTEIINGSVIGGVTFAKDAGTGVLSLTGLNAAGTPYNYFVSILNGGTCENVNGTLKQVTVNFPSTTTLALNATLTGCGSANLRSAITNFDSSGNTTYTFYDASNNQITADAASNITASGVYSVEAQLNSDTCPSVRQSVTVTINALPSLVITNPQESVNVGTSVTLTAVSTAAITWFDPQGNPLTGPTFTTGPLNTPGVYTYTAVANDGICTSTATKVINVINLSSCQSLTERVYATAQTFDRIITGTVTDGANAVDGNPQTFSTITTGLGLLGIGTTWQNLTWPSVITKGTPVTIKLGSEYSLLAVGQNLSVIGTLGGVDIGTMQSVSGSLLNLISGDNTYEFTFVPSDASGPQNYDGIRIQSASILSLAQNTKVFDAHYNRSVSSVACTPGDIRDIFYGSTDVGLPIGAVTAAVGVSDPWNIADNDITTFATMYSAIGVAAAADLTVEFKTPSVVTDTLRIVISKPGALLDVNLLTGFTIQRYLGSVAVGVPIQSNNTLLSLRLLPGNSMAMVLVSSPTESYDRVRIRFGGVAGVLDFLRVHTVERVANTSVVGADPQNKVTVCPGTAVTLQVPEQACSTYIWYDSPTGGTSVATGLTYTIPANLPAGIYKYYIQPVRYGCESFTRGEVTVEVRASAPVNALTDITLNGGTTTSICSPSGTVTLATSLSGTPVVTTPVYYWYNSSGATSQLILGETTSQLIVNGLAPGTYTYSVGVSSDQFCETSEADRKQITFTILPPSTVNDILVDDVTVCHDVPASLTPTAPTLTSPVFTWYLDAARTQPITNGAVIAGVTYAIDAAGVLTATGLTKAMSPITYYVAVASTNTCENLAGTLQDAVIMVSDPNTPTTTDDTQDFCLVTQPTVANIQVNESNVVWYSTDTGVTALLPTAALANGIYYGAVTDAVTGCESSVRLAVTVTVTDPGTPTTTDTTQDFCLVNTPTIASIQVDTPTVGTIVWYSASSGGTPLASTTPLTNTSYFAAILNATTTCESAVRLEVAVTVSDPGTPTTTDTTQDFCLVNTPTIANIQVDTPTVGTIVWYSASSGGTPLASTTPLTNSSYFAAILNATTTCESAVRLEVAVTVSDPGTPTTTDTTQDFCLVNAPTIASIQVDTPTVGTIVWYSASSGGTPLASTTPLTNTSYFAAILNATTTCESAVRLEVAVTVSDPGTPTTTDTTQDFCLVNAPTIASIQVDTPTVGTIVWYSASSGGTPLASTTPLTNTSYFAAILNATTTCESAVRLEVAVTVSDPGTPTTTDTTQDFCLVNTPTIANIQVDTPTVGTIVWYSASSGGTPLASTTPLTNSSYFAAILNATTTCESAVRLEVAVTVSDPGTPTTTDTTQDFCLVNTPTIANIQVDTPTVGTIVWYSASSGGTPLASTTPLTNTSYFAAILNATTTCESNVRLEVAVTVSDPGTPSIANTDQNFCFVDAPTVASINVSPAVAANIVWYDALSGGNSVASATALATGIYYAAIKDPTTGCESNIRLAVNVTVSDPGTPSIANTDQKFCLIDAPTVASINVSPAIAANIVWYDALSGGNSVASATALATGVYYAAIKDPTTGCESNIRLAINITVSDPGTPSIANTDQKFCLVDAPTVATINVSPAVAANIVWYDALSGGNLVASATALATGIYYAAIKDPVSGCESNVRLAVNVTVSDPGTPTLITAGTQNFCLVNAPTFASIQFNQPNIVWYTALTGGTAIASTTALTSGTYYAAIKDASGCESKTRLAVAVNVTDPATPTTTAVAQTFCSGNNPTVASIQVNETNVVWYNAVNGGAPIASTTALVSGDYFAALKDATTGCESSIRLKVTVTVGNSNNPTTNNTAQNFCSTSNPTFASIQVNENNVSWFTADTGGTAIPLATALTSGTYYGEITEPVTGCKSATRLMVTITIVNPMATPTTNSLTQNFCSVNAPKVSNIQVNESNVIWYSTPTGGTAIPATTNLVSGTYYGVIASGSGCENPQRLAVVVVINTPLLVTTPRTTQTFCLSAAPTIESIVVNETNIVWYTSANGGTPLAANTPLTATTYYAAALSNTTNGCEGVSRLGVAISFENDALVPITTTDDTPCVFQGITYSIANGKSDYLWTVENGTITSGGGNADGTVTISWSDIGPGKVSVAYINTCNERTIKSLNVNVATCSDLTITNTVSNPTPNFGEQITFTVTVNNVGEGNFINTIVSELLPSGFDLISASTTAGTYDLGTQLWTIPALNAGQSVVLTIVAEVLPSGNYTNVATVEISTPLDVDASNNSASVTVVPVCLTVYNEFTPNNDGANDLFKIDCIESYPNNELKVYNRYGSLVYSKQHYENDWDGTANVSGVINRGDMLPTGTYFYVITIGDGTVKKGWLSIMR